The following proteins come from a genomic window of Actinomarinicola tropica:
- a CDS encoding GGDEF domain-containing protein, whose translation MDQRGFDGAERPDFWLAHVRAGVVLTVLACSSGVVYVATDTAVAERVTLTMLLFATMGATVGLLLLPLDVIVTSRRAAWFFYGWSGTASLAVTAGCYVEGQSRSPFSAFYFLILVYAATAYPPGAVLKVSVGILLLYGGLIVNDAAEPGGNLLVAGCLALTAWMCSVAARNQWDQFQEQVQLAREDELTGCLNQRGFQEAFTSEVERANRLRRPLALLLVDLDEFKAVNDARGHGMGDAVLRRVGDLLRQSVRDVDVVGRVGGDEFAALLVETSGREALDVADRLCRRARTLSGTVTTFSIGVAGLVPGDTVASLLDAADAALYDAKRAGRDRALLHQREW comes from the coding sequence ATGGACCAGCGCGGGTTCGACGGGGCCGAACGGCCTGACTTCTGGCTCGCACACGTGCGCGCCGGCGTCGTGCTGACCGTCCTCGCGTGCAGCAGCGGTGTCGTCTACGTCGCGACCGACACCGCGGTGGCGGAGCGCGTGACCCTCACCATGCTGCTGTTCGCCACGATGGGGGCGACCGTCGGCCTCCTGCTGCTCCCGCTCGACGTCATCGTCACCAGCCGGCGCGCCGCGTGGTTCTTCTACGGCTGGTCGGGCACCGCGTCGCTCGCGGTGACCGCCGGGTGCTACGTCGAGGGCCAGAGCCGCAGCCCGTTCTCGGCGTTCTACTTCCTCATCCTCGTCTACGCCGCCACCGCCTACCCGCCGGGAGCGGTCCTGAAGGTGTCGGTGGGCATCCTGCTGCTCTACGGCGGGTTGATCGTCAACGACGCCGCGGAGCCCGGCGGCAACCTGCTGGTCGCCGGCTGCCTGGCCCTCACGGCGTGGATGTGCTCGGTCGCCGCGCGCAACCAGTGGGACCAGTTCCAGGAGCAGGTGCAGCTGGCCCGGGAGGACGAGCTGACCGGGTGCCTCAACCAGCGTGGCTTCCAGGAGGCGTTCACGTCCGAGGTGGAGCGGGCGAACCGGCTGCGGCGCCCGCTCGCCCTTCTCCTCGTCGACCTCGACGAGTTCAAGGCGGTGAACGACGCCCGCGGGCACGGCATGGGCGACGCAGTGCTGCGGCGGGTCGGCGACCTGCTGCGTCAGTCGGTGCGCGACGTCGACGTCGTCGGGCGGGTGGGCGGTGACGAGTTCGCCGCCCTGCTCGTCGAGACGTCCGGCCGTGAGGCGCTCGACGTCGCCGACCGCCTGTGCCGTCGGGCCCGGACCCTCTCGGGGACGGTCACCACGTTCAGCATCGGGGTCGCCGGGCTCGTGCCGGGCGACACCGTCGCCTCCCTCCTCGACGCCGCCGACGCCGCGCTCTACGACGCCAAGCGCGCCGGACGTGACCGGGCGCTGCTGCACCAGCGCGAGTGGTGA
- a CDS encoding dihydrolipoamide acetyltransferase family protein yields MPDTATRDFLLADLGEGLEEATIVEWQVAVGDVVELNQVLCLVETAKAEVEVPSPWAGRVVALGAEPGDTVQVGEVLATIDLEGGDSEPRSEPDPPAEPDPPSEPQARQSTLVGYGHDPSSDRSRRRRGTRGRATRPRAKPPVRKLARELGVALTDVAPGSGPDGIVTRADVEAAAAGTTIPVTGVRARIAEKMTRSHDEIPTASASVLVDCTRLLEVRRRMVDHLARVGEDPVVTPFALICRVVVQQLAANPHLNASFDETGPVIRLHEDVHLGIGTATERGLVVTVVQDAQRRALLDLAHEMARLAEGARSGSLSPSDLTGSTFTISNFGALGIDEGTPIINHPEAAILGVGAIRRRPHVVDDQVVARDTATFTLVFDHRVVDGAEVGRFLSGLRTVIEEPELALLHP; encoded by the coding sequence ATGCCTGACACCGCGACCCGCGACTTCCTGCTCGCCGACCTGGGCGAGGGCCTCGAGGAGGCCACGATCGTCGAGTGGCAGGTCGCGGTCGGCGACGTCGTCGAGCTCAACCAGGTGCTGTGCCTGGTCGAGACGGCCAAGGCCGAGGTCGAGGTGCCGTCGCCGTGGGCCGGTCGGGTGGTGGCGCTCGGCGCCGAACCCGGCGACACGGTGCAGGTCGGCGAGGTGCTGGCCACGATCGACCTCGAAGGCGGCGATTCCGAGCCCCGGTCCGAGCCCGATCCCCCGGCCGAGCCCGACCCCCCGTCCGAGCCGCAGGCCCGGCAGAGCACGCTCGTCGGCTACGGCCACGATCCGTCGTCCGACCGCAGCCGGCGGCGCCGCGGCACCCGCGGGCGCGCCACCCGTCCACGCGCCAAGCCGCCGGTGCGCAAGCTCGCCCGTGAGCTCGGGGTCGCGCTGACCGACGTCGCCCCCGGCTCCGGGCCCGACGGCATCGTCACCCGCGCCGACGTCGAGGCCGCAGCCGCGGGAACGACGATCCCGGTCACCGGTGTGCGGGCCCGCATCGCCGAGAAGATGACCCGCAGCCACGACGAGATCCCGACGGCATCGGCCTCGGTCCTCGTCGACTGCACGCGCCTGCTCGAGGTCCGCCGGCGCATGGTCGACCACCTCGCCCGCGTGGGCGAGGACCCGGTCGTCACCCCGTTCGCCCTGATCTGCCGGGTCGTCGTCCAGCAGCTGGCCGCCAACCCGCACCTGAACGCCTCCTTCGACGAGACGGGTCCGGTCATCCGGTTGCACGAGGACGTGCACCTCGGCATCGGCACCGCCACCGAACGGGGTCTCGTGGTCACGGTCGTCCAGGACGCACAACGGCGTGCGCTCCTCGACCTGGCCCACGAGATGGCCCGTCTCGCCGAGGGGGCCCGGTCGGGTTCGCTCTCCCCGTCCGACCTGACCGGGTCCACCTTCACCATCTCCAACTTCGGTGCCCTCGGCATCGACGAGGGCACCCCGATCATCAACCACCCCGAGGCCGCCATCCTCGGCGTGGGCGCCATCCGCCGCCGGCCCCACGTCGTCGACGACCAGGTCGTCGCCCGCGACACGGCGACGTTCACCCTCGTGTTCGACCACCGCGTCGTGGACGGCGCCGAGGTCGGACGCTTCCTGTCGGGTCTCCGCACCGTCATCGAGGAACCGGAACTGGCACTGTTGCACCCATGA
- a CDS encoding acetoacetate--CoA ligase, giving the protein MSERGEVLWTPPDDVWSSTAAGRFASAHGHDTYAALHHWSVTDLDGFWGAVADDLDVMWHRRPDAVLARGPDGIPGTRWFPGGELSYAEHALRHAEVDPDGVAVTARSQTRAGTTLTWTELVDAVAACAAGLRRLGVGRGDRVVAFAPNVPETLVAMLATASLGAVWSSCAPEFGVRAVVDRFAQLDPTVLVAVDGYRYGERAIDRREHVAAIRDQLPTLRHVVAIPYLDDGLPDATLWGDLLAGPTEPLSFTPVPFDHPLYVLFSSGTTGLPKAIVHSHGGITLEHLKVLTLHQDLTPADRFCWFTTTGWMMWNYLVSGLLTGASIVLFDGDPGHPDLGTLWRTAEETGTTVFGTSAPFLLACRKAGIEPPRGSLRWVGSTGAPLPAAGFRWVDEALGVPVSSISGGTDVCTAFVGSSPLVPVRAGEIPCRLLGCAVEAFDPDGRPLPPGVTGELVVTEPMPSMPVGFWGDEDGARYRDAYFSVFPGVWRHGDWVTFTDDGACTISGRSDATLNRGGVRLGTSDLYTVVESLPEVDDSLVVHLTSDDDPTGMGELVLFVRPVPDVHVDDDLRARIAGALRAELSPRHVPDRIEEVPAVPRTLSGKKLEVPVKRILEGAPAERAASRDSLVDPAALEWYEAHRHR; this is encoded by the coding sequence ATGAGCGAGCGGGGCGAGGTCCTCTGGACGCCACCGGACGACGTCTGGTCGTCGACAGCTGCGGGACGGTTCGCCAGCGCCCACGGCCACGACACATACGCCGCGCTGCACCACTGGTCGGTCACCGACCTGGACGGGTTCTGGGGCGCGGTCGCCGACGACCTCGACGTGATGTGGCACCGCCGGCCCGACGCCGTGCTCGCCCGTGGGCCCGACGGGATCCCCGGCACGCGCTGGTTCCCCGGCGGCGAGCTGAGCTACGCCGAACACGCGCTGCGCCACGCCGAGGTCGACCCCGACGGCGTCGCCGTGACCGCCCGGAGCCAGACACGCGCCGGGACGACGCTCACGTGGACCGAGCTCGTCGACGCCGTCGCCGCCTGCGCAGCGGGGCTGCGCCGCCTCGGCGTCGGACGCGGCGACCGTGTCGTCGCGTTCGCGCCCAACGTCCCCGAGACGCTCGTCGCCATGCTCGCGACGGCCTCGCTCGGGGCGGTGTGGTCCAGCTGCGCACCGGAGTTCGGCGTGCGGGCGGTGGTCGACCGGTTCGCGCAGCTCGACCCGACGGTGCTCGTCGCCGTCGACGGCTACCGCTACGGGGAGCGGGCGATCGACCGTCGCGAGCACGTCGCCGCCATCCGCGACCAGCTGCCGACGCTCCGCCACGTCGTGGCGATCCCCTACCTCGACGACGGCCTCCCCGACGCCACGCTCTGGGGCGACCTCCTCGCCGGACCGACCGAGCCGCTCTCGTTCACGCCCGTCCCGTTCGACCACCCGCTGTACGTGCTGTTCAGCTCGGGCACCACCGGCCTGCCCAAAGCGATCGTCCACTCCCACGGCGGCATCACCCTCGAGCACCTCAAGGTGCTCACCCTCCACCAGGACCTGACGCCGGCGGACCGCTTCTGCTGGTTCACGACCACCGGGTGGATGATGTGGAACTACTTGGTGTCGGGGCTCCTCACCGGCGCATCGATCGTCCTCTTCGACGGCGACCCCGGCCACCCCGACCTCGGCACGCTGTGGCGCACCGCGGAGGAGACCGGCACGACCGTGTTCGGCACGTCGGCCCCGTTCCTGCTCGCCTGCCGCAAGGCGGGCATCGAACCGCCACGCGGCTCGCTCCGCTGGGTGGGCTCCACCGGCGCGCCGCTGCCGGCCGCGGGGTTCCGCTGGGTCGACGAGGCACTCGGCGTCCCGGTCAGCTCGATCAGCGGCGGCACCGACGTGTGCACCGCGTTCGTCGGCTCGTCACCCCTGGTGCCCGTGCGGGCCGGCGAGATCCCGTGCCGGCTGCTCGGCTGCGCCGTGGAGGCGTTCGACCCCGACGGCCGTCCGTTGCCGCCCGGGGTCACCGGCGAGCTGGTCGTCACCGAGCCGATGCCGTCGATGCCCGTGGGGTTCTGGGGCGACGAGGACGGCGCGCGGTACCGGGACGCCTACTTCTCGGTGTTCCCCGGCGTCTGGCGACACGGCGACTGGGTGACCTTCACCGACGACGGTGCCTGCACGATCAGCGGACGGTCCGACGCCACCCTCAACCGGGGCGGGGTCCGCCTCGGCACGAGCGACCTCTACACCGTCGTGGAGTCGCTGCCCGAGGTCGACGACAGCCTCGTCGTCCACCTCACCTCCGACGACGACCCCACCGGCATGGGCGAGCTGGTGCTGTTCGTCCGGCCCGTCCCCGACGTGCACGTCGACGACGACCTGCGGGCCCGCATCGCCGGCGCCCTCCGCGCCGAGCTGTCGCCCCGGCACGTCCCCGACCGCATCGAGGAGGTGCCGGCGGTGCCGCGCACGCTGTCGGGCAAGAAGCTCGAGGTCCCGGTCAAGCGGATCCTCGAGGGCGCGCCGGCGGAGCGGGCCGCCAGCCGCGACTCGCTCGTCGATCCTGCGGCCCTCGAGTGGTACGAGGCGCACCGCCACCGCTGA
- a CDS encoding DNA polymerase IV has protein sequence MGTPREWILHVDLDQFLAAVEVRRRPELAGRPVVVGGDGDPTRPRQVVATASYEARAHGVRSGMPLRTAQRRCPDAVFLPSDRPAYDAASAEVMSVLRSFDVPVEVLGWDEAFLGVASDDPEAFAEQVKAAVVERTGLTCAVGIGDTKLQAKTATGWAKPGAVARLTRDEWFERLGDAPASDIWGIGPRTAEKLRALGIHTVLDLARTDHAELAATFGPTIGPHLRLLGLGGDDDPVRAEPRVAKGRSHEETFTTDLPDPADVRDRVDRMARGLVDEVAPEGRRVTHVAVKVRTASFWTRTRSGKLPAPTLDPAAVAAHALVVFDRFELDRPVRLLGVRVTFEEPASGSPPTDPGTAAGGEHQDAIRSTMEP, from the coding sequence GTGGGAACCCCCCGGGAGTGGATCCTCCACGTCGACCTGGACCAGTTCCTCGCTGCGGTCGAGGTCCGGCGGCGCCCGGAGCTGGCCGGGCGGCCCGTCGTCGTCGGCGGCGACGGCGACCCAACCCGTCCCCGGCAGGTGGTCGCCACCGCGTCCTACGAGGCGCGCGCCCACGGCGTGCGGTCCGGCATGCCGCTGCGGACCGCTCAGCGGCGCTGCCCCGACGCCGTCTTCCTCCCGTCGGACCGGCCGGCGTACGACGCGGCGTCGGCCGAGGTGATGTCGGTGCTGCGGTCCTTCGACGTGCCCGTCGAGGTGCTCGGGTGGGACGAGGCGTTCCTCGGCGTGGCCAGCGACGACCCGGAGGCGTTCGCCGAGCAGGTGAAGGCAGCCGTCGTCGAGCGCACCGGGCTCACCTGCGCCGTCGGGATCGGCGACACGAAGCTCCAGGCCAAGACGGCCACCGGTTGGGCCAAGCCCGGAGCGGTGGCCCGCCTCACCCGGGACGAGTGGTTCGAGCGGCTCGGCGACGCGCCGGCGTCGGACATCTGGGGCATCGGACCCCGCACGGCGGAGAAGCTCCGGGCGCTCGGGATCCACACGGTCCTCGACCTCGCACGCACGGACCACGCCGAGCTGGCGGCCACGTTCGGACCGACGATCGGCCCGCACCTGCGGCTGCTCGGTCTCGGCGGCGACGACGACCCGGTCCGCGCCGAGCCACGGGTGGCCAAGGGCCGCAGTCACGAGGAGACGTTCACCACCGACCTGCCCGACCCCGCCGACGTGCGGGACCGGGTCGACCGCATGGCTCGCGGCCTGGTCGACGAGGTCGCGCCCGAGGGTCGCCGCGTCACCCACGTGGCGGTCAAGGTGCGCACCGCGTCGTTCTGGACCCGCACCCGCTCCGGGAAGCTGCCCGCTCCCACCCTCGACCCGGCGGCCGTCGCCGCCCACGCCCTCGTGGTGTTCGATCGCTTCGAGCTCGACCGGCCCGTCCGCCTGCTCGGCGTGCGGGTCACGTTCGAGGAGCCGGCGTCCGGTTCGCCGCCGACCGACCCGGGTACGGCCGCTGGAGGCGAGCACCAGGACGCGATCAGGAGCACGATGGAGCCATGA
- a CDS encoding acyl-CoA carboxylase subunit beta, whose amino-acid sequence MTDFGEVHDRVRTPEPRALDKLRGQGKLTARERLDVLLDDGSFVEDGALAHAAAEGFPADGVVTGRGRIDGRPVVVVANDPMVKAGSWGARTVEKMIRAVEAARHEQVPIVWLVDSAGARITDQVQLFPGRRGAGRIFYEQVRLSGQVPQICCLFGPSAAGGAYIPSFCDVVFMVDGNASMYLGSPRMVEVVVGETTTLEELGGARMHTSVSGCADNLAADDVDALDQARAYLTYFPQSWREAPPTYRPEPPTRSLHADDVPERESVAFDVHRVIEGIVDADSFFEVKPDFARELVCGLALLDGHPVGIVANNPSHLGGVLFGDSADKGARFIWCCDAFNIPLVFLADVPGFMVGTQVERAGIIRHGAKMITAVSEATVPKISVVLRKAYGAGLYAMAGPAFGSDATLALPTARIAVMGPDAAVNAVFANRIAAIEDEDERAAFVAEQRRLYEEDVDLLRLASELVIDAVVPPEDLRRELIARIDGARGKDRSFAVRRHGVPPV is encoded by the coding sequence ATGACCGACTTCGGTGAGGTCCACGACCGGGTCCGCACACCCGAGCCGCGGGCCCTCGACAAGCTGCGCGGCCAGGGGAAGCTGACCGCTCGCGAGCGCCTCGACGTGCTGCTCGACGACGGGTCGTTCGTCGAGGACGGCGCGCTGGCCCACGCCGCGGCCGAGGGGTTCCCCGCCGACGGCGTCGTCACCGGACGGGGGCGCATCGACGGACGGCCGGTGGTCGTCGTCGCCAACGACCCGATGGTGAAGGCCGGCTCGTGGGGCGCCCGCACGGTCGAGAAGATGATCCGCGCCGTCGAGGCCGCCCGCCACGAGCAGGTGCCGATCGTCTGGCTCGTCGACTCCGCCGGCGCCCGCATCACCGATCAGGTGCAGCTCTTCCCCGGGCGCCGGGGCGCGGGCCGCATCTTCTACGAGCAGGTGCGCCTCTCGGGCCAGGTCCCCCAGATCTGCTGCCTGTTCGGACCCTCGGCGGCCGGCGGCGCCTACATCCCGTCGTTCTGCGACGTGGTGTTCATGGTCGACGGCAACGCCTCGATGTACCTCGGGTCGCCCCGCATGGTCGAGGTCGTCGTCGGGGAGACGACCACGCTCGAGGAGCTCGGCGGCGCCCGCATGCACACGTCGGTGTCGGGCTGCGCCGACAACCTCGCCGCCGACGACGTCGACGCCCTCGACCAGGCACGCGCCTACCTCACCTACTTCCCCCAGAGCTGGCGGGAGGCGCCGCCCACCTACCGGCCCGAACCGCCCACCCGCTCGCTGCACGCCGACGACGTCCCCGAGCGCGAGAGCGTGGCGTTCGACGTCCACCGGGTCATCGAGGGCATCGTCGACGCCGACAGCTTCTTCGAGGTGAAGCCCGATTTCGCCCGCGAGCTCGTGTGCGGCCTGGCCCTGCTCGACGGGCACCCGGTCGGCATCGTCGCCAACAACCCGTCGCACCTCGGCGGCGTGCTCTTCGGCGACTCCGCCGACAAGGGCGCCCGCTTCATCTGGTGCTGCGACGCGTTCAACATCCCGCTCGTGTTCCTCGCCGACGTCCCCGGCTTCATGGTCGGCACCCAGGTCGAGCGGGCGGGCATCATCCGCCACGGCGCCAAGATGATCACCGCGGTCAGCGAGGCGACGGTGCCGAAGATCTCCGTCGTGCTGCGCAAGGCGTACGGCGCCGGCCTCTACGCCATGGCCGGCCCGGCGTTCGGCAGCGACGCCACCCTCGCCCTGCCCACCGCCCGCATCGCGGTGATGGGCCCCGACGCCGCGGTCAACGCGGTGTTCGCCAACCGCATCGCGGCGATCGAGGACGAGGACGAGCGGGCGGCGTTCGTCGCCGAGCAGCGCCGGCTCTACGAGGAGGACGTCGACCTCCTGCGCCTGGCCTCCGAGCTCGTCATCGACGCCGTCGTCCCGCCCGAGGACCTGCGCCGGGAGCTGATCGCCCGCATCGACGGGGCCCGGGGGAAGGACCGCAGCTTCGCCGTCCGCCGCCACGGCGTCCCGCCCGTCTGA
- a CDS encoding alpha-ketoacid dehydrogenase subunit beta — MTMVQAIGAALHDAMAADDRVVVFGEDVGRQGGVFRVTDGLQGTYGEQRCFDTPLAESGIVGAAIGMALRGFRPVPEIQFDGFTYPAFDQVATHLAKYRSRTRGLVRMPVTIRVPSFGAIGSPEHHSESTETYWAHTAGLKVVVPSTPADAYSLLRDSIECDDPVMFLEPKRRYWAKEDVDRAARREPIGTAVVRRPGDTVTVVTYGGLVGVALEAATLAAEEHGWDVEVVDLRSLVPLDIDTVAASVARTGRCVVLHEGPRTLGMGAEIAARLQEEVFWDLEAPILRATGFDTPYPPTRLEGDWLPGVDRLLDTVERSLSYDHA; from the coding sequence ATGACGATGGTCCAGGCCATCGGCGCCGCGCTGCACGACGCCATGGCCGCCGACGACCGGGTGGTCGTGTTCGGCGAGGACGTCGGCCGCCAGGGCGGGGTCTTCCGGGTCACCGACGGCCTCCAGGGCACCTACGGCGAGCAGCGGTGCTTCGACACGCCGCTCGCCGAGTCGGGCATCGTCGGTGCCGCCATCGGCATGGCGCTGCGGGGCTTCCGCCCGGTGCCCGAGATCCAGTTCGACGGCTTCACCTACCCGGCGTTCGACCAGGTCGCGACGCACCTCGCCAAGTACCGGAGCCGCACCCGGGGCCTCGTGCGCATGCCGGTCACCATCCGCGTGCCCTCGTTCGGTGCCATCGGCTCGCCCGAGCACCACTCCGAGTCCACCGAGACCTACTGGGCCCACACCGCGGGGCTGAAGGTCGTGGTGCCCTCGACGCCGGCCGACGCCTACTCGCTCCTGCGGGACAGCATCGAGTGCGACGACCCGGTGATGTTCCTCGAGCCGAAGCGGCGCTACTGGGCCAAGGAGGACGTCGACCGGGCGGCGCGCCGCGAACCGATCGGCACCGCCGTCGTGCGCCGACCGGGCGACACCGTCACCGTCGTCACCTACGGCGGGCTCGTCGGCGTGGCCCTCGAAGCCGCCACCCTCGCCGCCGAGGAGCACGGGTGGGACGTCGAGGTCGTCGACCTGCGCTCGCTGGTGCCCCTCGACATCGACACCGTCGCCGCGTCGGTCGCCCGCACCGGCCGGTGCGTCGTCCTCCACGAGGGGCCCCGCACGCTCGGCATGGGCGCCGAGATCGCCGCCCGCCTCCAGGAGGAGGTCTTCTGGGACCTCGAGGCACCGATCCTGCGAGCGACGGGATTCGACACGCCCTACCCGCCGACCCGGCTCGAGGGCGACTGGCTGCCCGGCGTCGACCGCCTCCTCGACACCGTCGAGCGCTCCCTCTCCTACGACCATGCCTGA
- a CDS encoding Lrp/AsnC family transcriptional regulator, with the protein MVQPKLSPVEMTLVRLLQKNARMTNKDLAKAAGIAESTCLEKVRSLQQRGVIRGWHAEVDLAAIGRPIRVLISVRLQPKTTEAVNRFQQEVLAADETLSVATVAGNDDFIVEVAVADVDHLRSFLFEHITNQPHVTDTHTLLVYDYRRKSVIEPVADDDGV; encoded by the coding sequence ATGGTCCAGCCGAAGCTCTCGCCGGTCGAGATGACCCTCGTCCGCCTCCTCCAGAAGAACGCTCGGATGACGAACAAGGACCTGGCGAAGGCCGCGGGCATCGCCGAGTCCACGTGCCTCGAGAAGGTGCGGTCCCTCCAGCAGCGGGGGGTGATCCGCGGCTGGCACGCGGAGGTCGACCTGGCGGCGATCGGGCGGCCGATCCGCGTGCTCATCAGCGTCCGGCTGCAGCCGAAGACCACCGAGGCCGTGAACCGGTTCCAGCAGGAGGTCCTCGCCGCCGACGAGACGCTGAGCGTCGCCACCGTCGCCGGCAACGACGACTTCATCGTCGAGGTCGCGGTCGCCGACGTCGACCACCTCCGCAGCTTCCTGTTCGAGCACATCACCAACCAGCCGCACGTGACCGACACCCACACGCTGCTCGTCTACGACTACCGGCGGAAGTCGGTGATCGAGCCGGTCGCCGACGACGACGGGGTCTAG
- the pdhA gene encoding pyruvate dehydrogenase (acetyl-transferring) E1 component subunit alpha produces the protein MADLIIDEVALEPIQLIAPDGHPTPHHGLDPTSVVDRLPAMYRAMVATRGVDEEMVNLQRQGQLALYPPCAGQEAAQVGCATALRDTDWLFPQYRELGAFLVRGIDPGGVGLSWRGTWNGGLGFVERCVAPICIAIGTNTLHAVGAAMASTWLGDGGVTVAFIGDGGTSEGDVHEALNLAAVQQAPCIVFVQNNGWAISTPTHDQYRAPSLAHRAIGYGMPGVRVDGNDVAACHMVVAEAAERARRGDGPTLVEAVTYRMGPHTTSDDPTRYRSEGEVATWRALDPITRCEAFLRHVGAWDDTLAEEAASHAADLRRSLRDAVYDAPDGPATEVFEHVFAEPTPELLRQRDELAAELEREG, from the coding sequence ATGGCCGATCTCATCATCGACGAGGTGGCGCTCGAGCCGATCCAGCTGATCGCACCCGACGGCCACCCCACGCCCCACCACGGTCTCGATCCCACGAGCGTCGTCGACCGGCTGCCCGCGATGTACCGGGCCATGGTCGCCACGCGCGGCGTCGACGAGGAGATGGTGAACCTCCAGCGCCAGGGCCAGCTGGCGCTCTACCCGCCCTGCGCGGGGCAGGAGGCGGCCCAGGTGGGGTGCGCCACGGCGCTCCGGGACACCGACTGGCTGTTCCCCCAGTACCGCGAGCTCGGCGCCTTCCTCGTGCGCGGCATCGACCCCGGCGGGGTCGGCCTGTCGTGGCGTGGCACCTGGAACGGCGGGCTCGGCTTCGTCGAGCGCTGCGTCGCCCCCATCTGCATCGCCATCGGCACGAACACCCTCCACGCCGTCGGCGCCGCCATGGCGTCCACCTGGCTCGGCGACGGCGGGGTCACGGTGGCGTTCATCGGCGACGGCGGCACCAGCGAGGGCGACGTCCACGAGGCGCTCAACCTGGCGGCGGTGCAGCAGGCGCCCTGCATCGTGTTCGTGCAGAACAACGGCTGGGCCATCTCCACCCCCACCCACGACCAGTACCGCGCCCCCAGCCTCGCCCACCGGGCGATCGGCTACGGCATGCCGGGCGTGCGCGTCGACGGCAACGACGTCGCCGCCTGCCACATGGTCGTCGCGGAGGCCGCGGAGCGGGCCCGGCGCGGTGACGGCCCCACGCTCGTCGAGGCCGTCACCTACCGCATGGGCCCCCACACCACCTCCGACGACCCGACCCGCTACCGCAGCGAGGGCGAGGTCGCCACGTGGCGGGCGCTCGACCCGATCACCCGGTGCGAGGCGTTCCTGCGCCACGTCGGGGCCTGGGACGACACCCTCGCCGAGGAGGCCGCCTCGCACGCCGCGGACCTGCGCCGGTCGCTGCGCGACGCCGTCTACGACGCCCCGGACGGCCCGGCCACCGAGGTGTTCGAGCACGTCTTCGCCGAGCCGACGCCGGAGCTCCTCCGCCAGCGCGACGAGCTCGCCGCCGAGCTCGAGCGGGAGGGGTGA
- a CDS encoding acyl-CoA dehydrogenase family protein yields MHDPYLTDEHQQLRAVVRDFAAREIEPFAAEWDRTHTFPTDTVLAMGELGLFGIPFPEPYGAGGDLTGLCVAIEEVARVDQSLAITLEAGVGLGAGPIARFGTDEQKERWLPDLCAGRALGGFGLTEPDAGSDAGGTRTTATLDGSAGEWVIDGEKAFITNSGTPITSLVTVTARTGPDEISTIVVPAGTPGFEVLPPYRKMGWHASDTHGLAFSGCRVPEDHLLGPRGRGFAQFLGILDEGRVAISALAVGVIQRCVDDAVAYATERHTFGRPIGSNQAVAFAIADMEVALHAARSLTYHAAWLRDQGRPFTHAAAIAKLQSTEAAVAATRTATQVFGGSGFMDETPVARHYRDAKILEIGEGTSEVQRLIISRGLGLPVR; encoded by the coding sequence GTGCACGACCCCTACCTCACCGACGAGCACCAGCAGCTGCGGGCCGTCGTCCGCGACTTCGCCGCGCGCGAGATCGAGCCGTTCGCCGCCGAGTGGGACCGCACCCACACCTTCCCCACCGACACCGTGCTCGCCATGGGAGAGCTCGGCCTGTTCGGCATCCCCTTCCCCGAGCCCTACGGTGCGGGCGGCGACCTCACCGGCCTGTGCGTCGCCATCGAGGAGGTCGCCCGGGTCGACCAGTCGCTGGCGATCACGCTGGAGGCGGGCGTGGGCCTCGGCGCCGGACCGATCGCACGCTTCGGCACCGACGAGCAGAAGGAGCGGTGGTTGCCGGACCTGTGCGCCGGTCGCGCCCTCGGCGGGTTCGGGCTCACCGAGCCCGACGCCGGGAGCGACGCCGGCGGCACCCGCACGACCGCCACGCTCGACGGGTCCGCCGGCGAGTGGGTGATCGACGGCGAGAAGGCGTTCATCACCAACTCCGGCACGCCGATCACGTCGCTCGTCACGGTCACCGCCCGCACCGGCCCCGACGAGATCAGCACGATCGTCGTCCCCGCGGGGACGCCCGGGTTCGAGGTGCTCCCGCCCTACCGGAAGATGGGCTGGCACGCGTCGGACACCCACGGGTTGGCGTTCAGCGGCTGCCGGGTGCCCGAGGACCACCTCCTCGGCCCGCGGGGCCGTGGGTTCGCCCAGTTCCTCGGCATCCTCGACGAGGGCCGCGTGGCGATCAGCGCCCTCGCCGTCGGCGTCATCCAGCGCTGCGTCGACGACGCCGTCGCCTACGCCACGGAGCGCCACACGTTCGGCCGGCCGATCGGCTCGAACCAGGCGGTCGCCTTCGCCATCGCCGACATGGAGGTCGCCCTCCACGCCGCGCGGTCGCTCACGTACCACGCGGCCTGGCTGCGCGACCAGGGGCGCCCGTTCACCCACGCCGCTGCGATCGCCAAGCTCCAGTCGACCGAGGCCGCCGTCGCCGCCACCCGCACCGCGACCCAGGTGTTCGGCGGCAGCGGGTTCATGGACGAGACCCCGGTGGCCCGCCACTACCGCGACGCCAAGATCCTCGAGATCGGCGAGGGCACGAGCGAGGTGCAGCGCCTCATCATCAGCCGCGGCCTCGGCCTTCCGGTCCGATGA